Below is a window of Gossypium hirsutum isolate 1008001.06 chromosome A12, Gossypium_hirsutum_v2.1, whole genome shotgun sequence DNA.
CTTTACTTTTTCGCTGCATACAAGTACACTATGCCAGAAGTCTTCAAAACATAAGAATAATCTCCACCATGTGCAACCCAATGAACGAACAGCCACTCCAATCTCAAAAATCCAATCATGGTTGACATCAAATTTGTGCAGTAAGATGATCAGTTATCTCGAGAGTTTAAATTCATGAAAACAACatcattattatatttaaatttcaacatCCTTATTATGTGCAAACTAGAAGATTGGTTAATGATTTTGTGTGCAATATCAATATGCCGATGGAAAAAATTGACTGCATTTCTCAAAATACTAATGTTGCTTCTTCACCAGCAGACACAGCCTGTCTGCAAAACTAAATTGAAGGGGGAAACTACCAAGTCCCGGTAATGGGAAATTTTCGGTTATTTGATAGCCTTATTTTTATTTGCATCTCACATTCTACATTTGATGGAAATCTTGGAAAGGCAGGCTCCCAACCCATGGATTTACTGCTTAATCAAGTTTCTGATAACATATGGAAGTATACCACCATTATTGAAGTAGGCCAATTCAACCTGCAGTTTCAATCACAAGGCTCAGTTTTAGTATTATAAAGtcccaaaaaaaaacaaaaaacgtATAGCATATAAACTTTTTAAACTGTTCTCACTATGCTTACATGCAGTGGCGTTTGATGCAAGGAATACATCAGTTCAAGGGAATCACATCACATCCCAAGCATTAATTTGCTTGGAGTACAAGATAAATATGTACACTTTCCATCAGTAAGTTGCCAGGCATAAAGATACAAGGTATGTTATTTGGATTTCGATGTGCATTGCATGATTATGTGTCCTAAACAACtatgctttaaaaaaaaaaaagtttatctaTATATTTGGAAGGTCTTTGAAAGATCATATTCTGATATTCATATCTGAATGTATTGGACATGGATTTTGGATGGAAACTTCAAGAAAATAAAGAGTTGAAGCAACACAGCAAGATTGGAAATAAGTAAACTTTGATTTCTGTAGATAAACATGTCATGTAAGGACTAAGGAATTACCTTACTCGGACTAAAGGACAAGTATTAAATAGGTTGTTTCTTAGATGAAcatatttaacttttaattttttttatatattaaaatatcttattttcataTTCATGTCTGAATATTTGTCAAAACAGAtgcttaaagaaaaaaaaaaaaagagagtaacgTATATTTCAGACAAGGAAGAATGTTGAAATGTCCAGGCAGTGATAATCAGACAATAGCAGATTATAAAAGACATGTATGATGGATTACGTTTGTCATAAAAAATTATTGTGAAACCATTTATTACCTCAGTGTCGAAGCGGACAGTGCAGGTGAAAGACTTCCCATTGTCAGTTGTGACAGTCACATCTTGGCCGGGTCGTATTTCATCTATTTTGCGTGGGAGATCAATGGTGTAACGCTCGTGACCTGTTAAACCTAGTGTGTCCGCGTCCTCACCAGACTTGAAACAAAGTGGAATGATTCCCATTCCTACCAAATTACTGCGATGGATTCTCTCAAAACTTTTTGCAATTACCGCTTTTACTCCCTGTTCATACAAAACATTAACACGTTACTTGAATTCGGGACTAGTATCAGATATAGATAAATGCCTTATACAAGAATGTTCAGCTTTTCCTTTCGTAGATAACATCCCATACTTATATCGAAATATGTGCTGGACATGAATACATCATGAAAACTAAAAAGTCAGAGTAACATGGTTACTAGAGAGAAAAGGACAAGCACAAAAGTAAAGACCAATAAGAATTTCCTCATTGTGGCGAAATCAGGACTTACCAATAGCATTGGGCCTTTGGCAGCCCAATCTCGGGAGCTACCACTTCCATACTCAGCTCCAGCCAAAACAATGGTGTCGTGTCCTGCATCTTTATACCTCTGCAATTACATGCCAATCAAAACCAAAAATTTGATTGTAAAACTAACAAGAATGGACTAGTTTCTCTCTAATGAAAAACGGAAAATGATATGTAGTTGTTTCTATTGAAAAACAAATCGGTTTTATGTTAAATTGTGGTATACATTTAACATTGAAGAACTTACCATTGCTGCATCAAATACATATAGTTTCTCTCCTGTGGGGACATGTATTGTCTTAGGTCCAACTTCCCCATTCAACAGCTTATTCACAAGGCGAATGTTAGCAAAAGTTCCCCGAGCCATCACTTCATCGTTACCACGACGACTTCCATATGAATTGAAGTCCTTGCGCTCCACCCCACGGTTAAGTAAGAATTTTGCAGCAGGACTGTCCTTATGGATACTTCCTGCTGGCGAAATGTGATCTGTTGTGATGCTGTCACCAAAGTTCAGTAAGCAGTAGGCATCCTTTACACCATGGGCACCAGGTGGCTCCATAGTCATGTTCTTGAAGTATGGAGGCTCATGAATGTAAGTCGAGTGGGGGTCCCATGAGTACATAGTGGAAGAAGGCACTGATAGCTGATTCCACATGGGATTTCCCTTTGTAATAGCCTCATAAGTACTTTTGAACATATTCGGCAAGACACTGGATTGAACAGCCTAAACAGCAGAGAAGCCCTAAAATATCCTTAAAATATACACTCTTACCATCCTTATATGCATGGAAGTTGACATTTTATGCAAATTTTAGGGCGTATACCTCTGCAACTTCTTCAGTAGATGGCCAGATATCCTTAAAATATACACTCTTACCATCCTTCCCTGTTCCGATTGGCTCCTTATCGAAGTTAATATCAACCTGGATCATCACATTTTGAGTTGTCATCAGATTATTTGGATCATATAAAGAGAATattaatcttgataaatattttacaaataaagaCATCACTAATACTTATTAGATATTAAGTACCGTGCCAGCGAGGGCATAAGCAACCACTAGAGGAGGTGAAGCAAGGTAGTTGGCCCTTGTTAAGGCATGAACACGACCCTCAAAATTCCGGTTCCCAGAAAGCACAGCAACTGCTATAATGTCTGTATACCATTAAAATTAACTTCAATTAGTAAGTGGAAAAATGATCATTAAATTTGGAAAAGGAATACCGCTTAACACATTAGAACTAACACAATAGTTCAGTATTTACGAGCTTATATTATccaagttaaattttataatggTACCATTTTCTGAAATAGCAGAGGCAACTGATTCATCTAAGTCTCCTGAATTTCCAATACATGTTGTGCAGCCATATCCAACAATATGAAATCCCTGCTTATTCAGATATTCTTGCAGCCCACTGGAACAAATCCAGAATTAGTTACCAATTATCTCATAATTATGTAGAAATATTCTACAAATGTTATCACTCTAAGTCAAGTTTAAACACATCTGGAAACTAAGGAATACCTCTGAAGTAAATATTTTGTAACAACTCCTGAACCTGGTGCAAGGCTCGTCTTTATCCAAGGTTTGACCTGAAGAATAATTATGTAAGGAAATTTTTATGCACATTTATATTAGCATTCGTGTAGTTCTACtgaagaggaagaaaaagagagaaagggaagggggggggggggaggaaGTAGAACTGGAACTGTAAGGGAGAAAATAAACGTGAGCAGGAGAGATCGATGAGAAGGAAAGAGTAGCAAAAACATATAAACAAAAATTTGGCATACCTGTAAACCAAGTTCACAAGCCTTCTTTGCAACAAGACCTGCCCCAAGCATGACACTAGGGTTTGATGTATTGGTGCAGCTTGTAATTGCAGCAATCACCACACTACCATGTTTAAGCTCTGCTGGCTGCCCGTGGAATGAAAATTTTGCTACTTTGCCCTGTGCCTCTTTTGGCACGGCAAAGCCCTACAACATGGTAAGACGTTCATCAGAGTGTTCAAACGTTTTAACCGAAGGTCATACTGTTAAATTTACATATGAAAGCAGAGTTCGGATTAAACTTGGATTATTTCACGTCCTTTCCtacctaatcttttttttttttcccccTTATTTTTCTACCGAGTGGTTCACATTCTAATTGCTATAGTCACCAGATTTCTAGAAAAGCGGACTATAAAGTTCCAGAAGATAAGAGAGGCAAAAGTTCTAGAaagaatgaaaaaagaaagagagaatttAGCCATGTGAAGAATCAAGGTGGACATCTTGTTCTATGTCAGATTCGTGATAGAAGTTTGAGACCAATTACTAAGTTAGTCACATAAGGAAATTATCTTATATGGAAAGTTATATAAAAAACGCATCAATCAAAGATACTTAGTTTTCCTGATCATCATAGTTTATATCAACTTGTTACGTGCTTTGTTCAACTAACCCAGGGGAAGTTAGAGAAACAAACTATCAAGCAATACacaataattaattttgtaagtaAAACAAGAAAATGTGCTCTAATCAAGACATAGATGATGAAAACTTGGATATGCACCCAGATCAAGACTCACCTTGAAACCAACTTTATTATTAAGACACGAATTCCAATCAGCCTTCATTTCTCTCAAAGGAACTCGATCATGAGGTCTGAAAAGATTAGAAGTAATTACCTCAAATTAGTACAACACATCAAATACCAAAGAAAAACAAAGTAGCTAATGCTCTGAACCTGAACGAAACAAATGAGAAACACTGGCACAGAAGGCAAACCTCTTAGGTCCCGAAATACAGGGTTCAACTTCCGCAAGGTTTAGTTCAAGATATGAAGAGTAAACTCTTTCTTGTTGGGGCTGAAGTtgggagaaaaaaagaaagagagaaaatagTAGAAAAGAAGTGATTAGTTATATCCAAATACTAGTAGAAAAACTGGAAGCTGACAATCTTAAACaagaaaaattgaagaagaagaaaagttcTTGCCTCGTCATAGTCAACAAACATATTATTTGCACGGAGATATGATTCTATCATTGCCACCTGAATTTAAGGAAAAGGAAGTCAGCTAGTGCTTCAAATTAATAAATGCAGATCAAGCCAGTAATATTATGTAGTAGAAGACTCACTGTTTCATCACTTCTGCCAGTCAATTTGAGATATTGCAGAGTGACGTGATCAACGGGGAAGAATCCCATGGTTGCACCGTACTCAGGAGACATATTAGCAATGGTAGCTCTGTCAGCCAATGATAGTTCACCCATACCATCCCCTACAAAATTGTACAAAATAGAGAAGTAAAACCTTATATAAAGAATTCGAGAGCCACACAAGCAAGGAAAAATAACTTCAGATTAGCCCCATGAGAAGTAATCACCATAAAACtcaacaaatttgccaacaaCACCATGTTTCCTCAGCATTTGTGTCACAGTCAGAACCAAGTCAGTAGCTGTCACACCATTTCTTAGTTTTCCAGATAACTGGAATCCAACAACACCAGGCAAAACCATGCTCATCGGCTGTTAATTTCAAAATAGACTAATCAGAAAAAATGCAAATGATAGAGATTTATATTCAAGCAAATGAATAAGCACAAGAACAGcctttttgaaagaaaataaaaataaaaagttggatATGTACAAGCATTCATAAAATGCAAATTGAAAGAAGCTAAAAAGAAGCCACTAAATAAAGGCTACAAAAAAGTAATCGAGACAAAGATCACATGCAGAAACAATCAAATTAATGAGGCAACTTGAGTTCAAAGAGACTTCACAACCCTGCAGTGAAAGTTTAGATTCACCTTTTAACCATTCATTTTAGCACTTCATACCGAAAAATTAATTTGTTGCCTTACTAAGCAAAAAGGAATCATGTTCTGCTTACAATTGAGGTGCAGACTTTAACTAGCAACGATCATCAACAGCTTTTTTCCAAGGGTAAAAATATTGGTGGCCTATGGCATTACCTACCTGACCAAGCATGGCGGCCTCAGCTTCAATACCTCCCACTCCCCAGCCAGCTACTCCTAGCCCATCTATCATGGTTGTATGAGAATCAGTTCCAACCACACTATCAGGATAGAGAATGCCATCGGTGTTGAACACGAGCCGACCAAGATATTCAAGATTAACCTGAAATGTTACAGTGTCAGCTCACTTGGCCACCATATTCACGTGATTTAATGTCCACAGAAAATTCAACATAAAGAAAATTGTAAACTTCTTTGTTTATGACTTATATGCATGCAATAAATGAGGATATGTTCACCATTATGTCAAAAGCATTTATTGCATATTGTACactaattatcaaattaacaaaCCATACCTGATGCACGATACCAGAACCAGGAGGAACAACAAGCATGTTACGGAAGGCAGAAGATCCCCATTTAAGGAATGAAAATCTTTCCTTGTTTCGCTGAAACTCAAGCTCCATATTTGCTTGCACAGCATTTTCTGATCTTGTTACATCAACTTGAACTGAATGATCGATAACAAGATCTACAGGAACCTGAATACTAGATATTTTCAgcaaaacataataaagatagaGTAGACATACAAACTATTACAAAATTCCCAGGCATGTTGTAATTGAACATTGGGCATTTAAAACTACATATCATTGAACTGATATCAGTTAGAAATTTCTACATAACGGCCTATAGATGATATACACAGCAATAAGaatcaaaaaggaaaaacaaGATGTCTCGTATTAATAAGCTTATGTTTCCCGAAGTCAAAGGGGAATGTCAAATACGGGTGCATTTGACATGGGTAGGCTCaattttttctatatattttcatatattcgGAGGATTATACTGCTCGATTATGTGTCAGACACAGGAGCCGATAGGGGTACTATAGGGAAAATGAAAAATCTAAATagaatagctaagaacatgatAAAAAGCAGTAGGAAATGCTTGCACACTAActagaaatttgatttgtaaaagTTTTCTCAATATTGACACCCTTAATACCTTATTAAGCCAAAAATATGTAAAGATTGCAACCTTAACCTATATAACCTAGAAATTGCTCATCCCTCACAAAATAGAAAATGGTAGACCGAATTTTCAGCACTCTTTGAGTAAACATTCATGCAAATGATATAAACAAACACACCAGAGGATTAATCTTGCTTGTATCACTGCCAAGCTTGTGCATAGCATCACGCATACAAGCAAGGTCGACCACGGCTGGCACTCCGGTAAAATCCTGGCAACAAAGCAGAATGGATAAGAGATATAACAaacattatttatttcttttaatgaaataagtatatgcatatatatatatataaataggttAAACAAATACCTGTAAGAGAACACGAGCAGGCTTGAAGGGGAT
It encodes the following:
- the LOC107937864 gene encoding aconitate hydratase, cytoplasmic, which codes for MYVTASSSPSSSLLRAASAYSPTLFFRSSFRNLTSTNQASLSVINHHRRSLTSTAVRSFHCSVPRWSHRLDWRSPLNLRSEIRAFNPIIEQLQRKFATMAAEHPFKAVLTSLPKPSGGEFGKFYSLPALNDPRIDKLPYSIRILLESAIRNCDNFQVKKEDVEKIIDWENTAPKQVEIPFKPARVLLQDFTGVPAVVDLACMRDAMHKLGSDTSKINPLVPVDLVIDHSVQVDVTRSENAVQANMELEFQRNKERFSFLKWGSSAFRNMLVVPPGSGIVHQVNLEYLGRLVFNTDGILYPDSVVGTDSHTTMIDGLGVAGWGVGGIEAEAAMLGQPMSMVLPGVVGFQLSGKLRNGVTATDLVLTVTQMLRKHGVVGKFVEFYGDGMGELSLADRATIANMSPEYGATMGFFPVDHVTLQYLKLTGRSDETVAMIESYLRANNMFVDYDEPQQERVYSSYLELNLAEVEPCISGPKRPHDRVPLREMKADWNSCLNNKVGFKGFAVPKEAQGKVAKFSFHGQPAELKHGSVVIAAITSCTNTSNPSVMLGAGLVAKKACELGLQVKPWIKTSLAPGSGVVTKYLLQSGLQEYLNKQGFHIVGYGCTTCIGNSGDLDESVASAISENDIIAVAVLSGNRNFEGRVHALTRANYLASPPLVVAYALAGTVDINFDKEPIGTGKDGKSVYFKDIWPSTEEVAEAVQSSVLPNMFKSTYEAITKGNPMWNQLSVPSSTMYSWDPHSTYIHEPPYFKNMTMEPPGAHGVKDAYCLLNFGDSITTDHISPAGSIHKDSPAAKFLLNRGVERKDFNSYGSRRGNDEVMARGTFANIRLVNKLLNGEVGPKTIHVPTGEKLYVFDAAMRYKDAGHDTIVLAGAEYGSGSSRDWAAKGPMLLGVKAVIAKSFERIHRSNLVGMGIIPLCFKSGEDADTLGLTGHERYTIDLPRKIDEIRPGQDVTVTTDNGKSFTCTVRFDTEVELAYFNNGGILPYVIRNLIKQ